The following are from one region of the Magallana gigas chromosome 6, xbMagGiga1.1, whole genome shotgun sequence genome:
- the LOC105346862 gene encoding uncharacterized protein, whose translation MMCRLTSFFIFILQASQVSCMACPPNYVLREGEDVTTCCKPTNCRPGEGFYLCNGSIAAPGEDRCYKCPVGTYNKDPVNTAEVPDGFSDNVCASIDCKCHHDGTIIWNLDSCLKGSDKVCVCDREKLFFGLDPNTCQKIDDVNTKSRISRPGFELDNNGRVERCQRGYFKSKADLSICEPHTQCPAEAGLQVKVEGTATSDAVCENTTDVPSSGESTSPHPIDKDKNVTHPIEPDSPVGAQGTPEFVYVIIAVILTVFIVGIICLLAYRKSLREKLCRIIGKVTQQREVIDDLSSSEDDDPNIPLRDNPIPDREPDTFSKVDESEANQRSQSITDFVDLSSLPSTINMQSDQDSRTSGSEDIDFSEQNEQTSLKAIQNSSFENSSSNIARNRPVASVLPSVRQSSQEEQETGQVIASPVQEDGVRVVALGVNTIPIPFIYRAQSDSGIADDEESPTGSNVMERYLNEH comes from the exons GAGAAGGCTTCTACCTCTGTAATGGCTCCATTGCTGCACCAGGAGAAGACAGGTGTTACAAATGCCCTGTTGGAACTTACAACAAGGATCCAGTTAACACTGCTGAGGTCCCTGATGGATTTAGTGATAATGTCTGTGCTTCAATAGACTGTAAATGTCATCATG ATGGAACAATTATTTGGAACCTTGACTCCTGTTTGAAAGGCAGTGACAAAGTCTGTGTTTGTGATAGGGAGAAATTGTTTTTTGGATTGGACCCCAATACCTGCCAGAAGATTGATGATGTGAACACGAAATCCAGAATATCCAGACCTGGGTTTGAACTGGACAACAATG gtaGAGTAGAGAGATGTCAAAGGGGATATTTTAAGTCTAAAGCAGACTTGAGCATCTGTGAACCACACACACA GTGCCCCGCTGAAGCTGGACTCCAAGTAAAGGTTGAGGGAACAGCCACATCTGATGCCGTGTGTGAGAACACGACAGATGTACCCTCATCAGGGGAGAGCACTTCTCCCCATCCTATTGACAAAGATAAAAATGTCACTCATCCTATTGAACCAG ATTCCCCAGTGGGAGCACAAGGAACACCTGAATTTGTTTACGTTATTATTGCTGTAATCCTTACTGTGTTTATTGTGGGTATCATTTG tttgcTTGCATACAGAAAATCACTAAGAG aAAAACTCTGTCGCATAATTGGAAAGGTGACCCAACAACGGGAGGTGATTGATGACTTGTCCAGTTCGGAAGATGATGATCCCAACATTCCTTTAAGAGATAACCCTATCCCTGATAGAGAACCAGACACATTTTCGAAAGTAGATGAAAGCGAAGCTAATCAAAGAAGTCAAAGTATTACTGATTTTGTGGATCTCAGTAGTCTACCATCTACCATCAACATGCAATCTGACCAGGACAGTAGAACATCAG GTAGTGAGGATATTGATTTTTCTGAACAAAATGAACAAACATCACTAAAAGCTATTCAAAATTCCAGTTTCGAGAACTCCAGCAGTAACATTGCTCGTAACAGACCAGTGGCATCTG TTTTACCCAGTGTACGACAGAGTTCCCAGGAAGAACAAGAGACAGGACAAGTTATAGCAAGTCCTGTACAGGAAGACGGAGTGCGGGTAGTAGCTCTCGGAGTGAACACAATCCCAATACCTTTCATCTATAGGGCACAGTCTGATAGCGGGATAGCAGATGATGAAGAAAGCCCCACAGG atcaaaTGTAATGGAAAGATATCTAAATGAACACTAA